The following nucleotide sequence is from Streptobacillus canis.
GAGAATAATGTAAAAAAAGCAGATAATGAGCCAATATATGAAAATATAGGAACACAAAGTAAAGAAACTGAGTATTCTGAAATTAATATAAAGAAAAATAAAAAATAATAATATGTATTCTCTTTTTTACGAGATAAAACATAGGACATAGAATATGTACCAATAAACTGGATATAGGAAGGTGAAAAAGTTTGTTGGTACATTTTTTATATTAAAATAAAGATTTTTGTTACTAAAGAAAAATAAATAATAGATGATGAATAATTTTTAAAAATATTTTTTAATATTTTCACAAAATATTTTACTTGACAAAATATATTAAGTAGTGTAAAATAAATATCTATTTAGATATATTTTAAGTTATGGAGGTAAAATGTCTACAAGGGAAGAGAAGTTATTAATAGCAGTAAGTAGATTAAGAAATTTAATGCATAGAGAATTAGAAGTGGTTTTTAGAATGTATGGATTAACTACAACTCAGTTTTCTGTTTTAGAAGTTTTAAAACATAAAGGCTCTAAAAGTGTGGGTGAAATACAAAAATTAGTATTAGGTACAAATGGAAATATACCTTTAGTAATTAAAAACTTAGAAAGAGATGAATTGATTATTAGAGAAAAGCCAGAAAATGATAAAAGAATAAGTATCATTAGTTTAAGTCCAAAAGGTAAAGAAATAGTTCAGGTTGTATACTTACAACAAAAGGAAAAATTAGAAGATTTATTTTCTAATTTTTCTGATGAAGAATTAAAAACTTTAACTGATAAAATCTTTGATGTGTATAATAGACTAAGATAATTGATTTTTATCAGTAAATATGCTAATATATATACATAAATAAGTTATTGAAAGGAAAGATATTTATGTTATCAACATTAGTTTTTAGGGAGTTTAGATATAATGGGAATATAGAGGATTTAAAAACAGAGCTAAAAGCTAAAATAGCTAAAACTCCCGGAGATGTCGAATCTTTAAAAAAACTTGCAGGTATATATCATGCTTATTCTCAAAATGATAAAGCAATATTGTTATATGAAGAATTATCAAAATATCTTCCAAATGATCATGAAGTAGAAGGTTATTTAGGTTATCTATATTATGAAAATTTAAACTTAAATGAAGCAGAAGAAAGATTGAAGAATGCTCTTTATTTAAGTGAAAGAGAACCTTTTTTATTGTTTTTATTAGGAAATGTTTATTCAAGAAAAGGTATGTTAAGAGAAGCGCTTGATTGTTATGAACTTGCAATATTTCTTGATTTTGATATGTATGGAGCACATATAGATTTTGGAAGAAAATATGAGCATATGGGAAGACATAGAAAAGCTCTTAAAGAATTTAAAGCTGCATATAATATAGATTCTAAAGATGAAGAATTACTTAGAAAAATTGAACATGTTGAAAATAGAATAAAAGAAATTGAAAAAATAAAGTAAAAATTAAAATTTAATAATCAAAGAGGCTAACATGTAATTAACCTCTTTTTTTGTGGGTAAATTGTCAAGCCAAGTGCAACACCTAATATAAGTTTCCGAACAATTCTTCGTTAGGTGTTTTAAAATTTATACATTTTCTAGGTCTATTATTAAGCCTTGATTGTACTAACTCTAATTCTTCTTCATTTACTTCCGATAAATCCATCCCCTTTGGATAATATTCTCTTAGAAGCCCATTTGTATTTTCATTTGTTCCTTTTTGCCAAGCACAATATGGATCACAAAAATATGTTTTACATTCTAATTTTTCTTCTATTTTCAAGTATCCTGAAAATTCTTTTCCTCTATCAAAGGTTATTGTTTTTACCATTTCTTTTGGTAAATCTCCTAAAGCTTCTATAACTGCCCTTGTAACATTCTTTTCTGTTCTATCCGGTAGCAACACCACCTTACAATATCTTGATTTTCTTTCTACTAATGTTAAAAAACAATATTTACTTTTTCTCTTGTGGTCAAATCTTCCAGATTCTACGGTATCACCTTCCCAATGTCCATATTCCATTCTTTTATATACACTTTTATCTCTTTTTTTTATGGTTCTTTCTCTATCATTAAACTTTCCTCTTTTTTCATTAGGTCTTTTAAAATTTCCTTTTTTTCTTAAAGATTTCATAGAAACTTTTGGTAATATACCTTTTTTTATTAATCTGTAAATAGTCGAAGTTGATGGGATTTTAACATTATCTAAACTACTCCTTTGATATATTTGTTCTGGTGACCATTGTTCTAATATTTTAGATTCTACATATTTTATCGAATTGTGATTAAATTTAAGATTTCTTTTACATTTTATTCTTCTTTTTTCATATTTATTTTGAGAGACTATTGGAAAATACCTCTCAAAAGACGAATACTTATTATTAGTTTTAGTTTTGTTTCTCTTAATTTCTCTTGAAATTGTACTAGGAGACCTTTTAATTGCTTTAGCTATTTCCCTTATACTCATTCCTAAATTTAAAAATTGCTATATACAACTTCTTTCAAATATGGTAATATGTTTGTAACTCATAGATTAATCCTCCTGTTAATTATTGGTTTGGTCACCTATATTTTAACATAGATTCTCTATGAGTTTTTTTGTGTTGCACTTAATATGATAATTTATCTGTACAAAAAAATTAATAAAATAGAAGGAATTATCTAATTTTTTTTAGATTAATCCCTTCTATTTTTTGAGGAGACTATTGAAGAAGAAAAAAACTCTTACTTTTCAACAGCCCCTTTTTAATTATAGTTTTATATAATCAAAAATTTTTTTCATAAATTCAAATTTAAATTCTTCTTTTTTATAAGCATGTATTGCTGTAACAACAATTAGTATTAATAAAATTAATTGTAATACTCCGTATATTCCTGCAAAAAAGAAAGAATCAACCTCTTTAAAGAATGAACAAGCATATTTAATTATGGAAAATATAAGTCCTTGTTTAGCATAATCTCTAACAAAATTATTTTCTTTTTCTAAAATTAAAGCTCCAAAGCTAAAAATTACTCCCATAAAAGGTAAGCTTGCTGCTGCTAATATTATAGTTGCAACTAAATTTTCATCTAAGTTTCCTACTGATTTTTTCAAATTTATCACTCTCACTTTCAATTATATTATACCAAATTTATTATTGATTGTCTAATATATGAACTATTAATTCTAAAACTTTATTTTTACTTTCATAATATTTTTATTATTTTAAATTTTTAAAAAATATTTTCTCGTTACAGAGCTTAATTGGTATGGTTATGAATTATTAAAATATTTTTCACTTAAAAATAATTAAAGAACTTTGTAAATATATGTTTTAGAGAAAAATTAGTTTGATAATAAATAATTAAGTAAATATCAAACTAAAAATAAAACGGCTATTTTTATAGATATGTCTTAATTTTTAAATATAATATTTTGATTGACAAAGTATAAAAAATATAGTATGATTACCTTGATAAAATTAAGAAAGAGGTACAAAAATGAAAAATTTAAAATCACTTTTATTAGCATTAGTGCTAACAATTTTTATGTTTTCTTGTGGTAATAAAGCTACAGAAGAAGTAAAACCTGAAGAAGGAGCTGCAAAAATTAAAGTAACAACAACTTTAAATTATTATGTAAACTTATTAGATGAAATAGGTAAAGATAAAGTTGAAATTACAGGATTGATGGGTGAAGGAGAAGATCCGCATTTATATGTTGCAACAGCAGGAGATATTGAAAAATTACAAGGTGCTGATTTAGTAGTTTATGGTGGATTACATTTAGAAGGTAAAATGGTAGAAATTTTTGACAACTTAAAAGATAAAGCTGTTTTAAATTTAGGAGAACAATTAGACCAATCTAAACTTGTTGAAGAAGAAGCAGGGGTATATGATCCACATGTTTGGTTTAATACAGAGTTTTGGGGAGTTCAAGCAAAAGCAGTTGCAAATAAATTAGCAGAACTTGATTCAACAAATAAAGATTTTTATATGGCTAATTTAGATGCGTATTTAAAACAATTAGATGAAGCGACAAACTATGTACAAAATAAAATAAATGAAATACCTGAAGGTTCAAGAGTATTAATTACAGCACATGATGCTTTTGGATATTTTGCAAGCCAATTTGGATTAGAAGTTAAAGCAATCCAAGGAGTTTCAACAGATTCAGAAATAGGAACTAAAGAAATAAATGAATTAGCAGACTTTATTGTTGCAAATAAAATCAAAGCAATATTCGTTGAAAGTTCAGTTAACCATAAGAGTATAGAATCATTACAAGAAGCTGTAAAAGCAAAAGGATTTGAAGTAGGAATAGGTGGAGAACTTTATTCAGATTCTATGGGAGATAAAGAACATGATACAGATACATATATTAAAACTTTAAAATTTAATGCAGATACAATAGCAAATGCATTAAAATAAGTTAGGAGAGAAGAATGAAGGCGATAGAAATTAAAGATTTAGTGGTCGCTTATGATTTAGAACCTGTACTAGAAAATGTTAATCTTGATATATATGAAGGGGATTTGATGGCTCTAGTAGGTCCTAATGGTGCAGGAAAATCTACTTTAATTAAGGCTATTCTTCAATTCATCAAACCTATAGTAGGTAGTATTAAAATAAATGGAAATGACTATAAGTATGAAAAGAAAAAAATAACTTATGTACCACAGAGGGGAAGTGTCGATTGGGACTTCCCCACTACCTTATTTGATGTAGTAATGATGGGTTGTTATGGAAGAGTTGGTTTTTTAAAAAAAATACCAAAAGAAGAAATAGAAAAAGTTAATAATGCAATAAAACAAGTTGAAATGACTGAATTTAAAGATAGACAAATTTCTGAATTATCAGGTGGTCAACAGCAAAGAGCATTTCTTGCAAGGGCTTTAGTTCAAAATGCAGATATTTATTTAATGGATGAGCCATTTCAGGGTGTGGATGCAGTAACTGAAAGATCGATAGTAAATATATTGAAAGAGTTAAAAGATAAAGGGAAAACTGTAGTAGTGGTTCACCACGATTTACAAACTGTTGAGGAATATTTTGATAGTGTAACCTTTATAAATAAAACTATAATTACAACAGGAAAAGTAAAAGATGTATTTAAAAAAGAAAATATAGAAAGAACATATAGTAGAAATGTTTGACGTATTATTTAATAGTTATACTTTTAAAGTTGTTGCTATAGGATGTAGTTTACTTGGAATGATAAGTGCAATTATTGGATCTTTTGCTGTATTAAAAAAAGAAAGCTTATTAGGAGATGGAGTTGCACATTCATCACTTGCAGGTATTTGTATTGCATTTTTATTAACTGGGGAAAAAGAATTACCAATACTATTAATAGGAGCTTTAATAGTAGGGTTAATTTGTGTTTTTCTTATACATTATATAGGGACTAATTCTAAAGTGAAGTTTGATAGTGCAATTGCACTAATTTTATCAACTTTTTTTGGATTAGGACTAGTATTATTAACTTTTTTAAAAAGAGTCCCTGGGGCTAAAAAAGCAGGGTTAAGTAATTTCATATTTGGTCAAGCATCAACATTAGTGGTAAAAGATAT
It contains:
- a CDS encoding tetratricopeptide repeat protein, with translation MLSTLVFREFRYNGNIEDLKTELKAKIAKTPGDVESLKKLAGIYHAYSQNDKAILLYEELSKYLPNDHEVEGYLGYLYYENLNLNEAEERLKNALYLSEREPFLLFLLGNVYSRKGMLREALDCYELAIFLDFDMYGAHIDFGRKYEHMGRHRKALKEFKAAYNIDSKDEELLRKIEHVENRIKEIEKIK
- a CDS encoding MarR family winged helix-turn-helix transcriptional regulator codes for the protein MSTREEKLLIAVSRLRNLMHRELEVVFRMYGLTTTQFSVLEVLKHKGSKSVGEIQKLVLGTNGNIPLVIKNLERDELIIREKPENDKRISIISLSPKGKEIVQVVYLQQKEKLEDLFSNFSDEELKTLTDKIFDVYNRLR
- a CDS encoding IS30 family transposase, with the protein product MSIREIAKAIKRSPSTISREIKRNKTKTNNKYSSFERYFPIVSQNKYEKRRIKCKRNLKFNHNSIKYVESKILEQWSPEQIYQRSSLDNVKIPSTSTIYRLIKKGILPKVSMKSLRKKGNFKRPNEKRGKFNDRERTIKKRDKSVYKRMEYGHWEGDTVESGRFDHKRKSKYCFLTLVERKSRYCKVVLLPDRTEKNVTRAVIEALGDLPKEMVKTITFDRGKEFSGYLKIEEKLECKTYFCDPYCAWQKGTNENTNGLLREYYPKGMDLSEVNEEELELVQSRLNNRPRKCINFKTPNEELFGNLY
- a CDS encoding DUF4870 domain-containing protein encodes the protein MKKSVGNLDENLVATIILAAASLPFMGVIFSFGALILEKENNFVRDYAKQGLIFSIIKYACSFFKEVDSFFFAGIYGVLQLILLILIVVTAIHAYKKEEFKFEFMKKIFDYIKL
- a CDS encoding metal ABC transporter solute-binding protein, Zn/Mn family, which codes for MKNLKSLLLALVLTIFMFSCGNKATEEVKPEEGAAKIKVTTTLNYYVNLLDEIGKDKVEITGLMGEGEDPHLYVATAGDIEKLQGADLVVYGGLHLEGKMVEIFDNLKDKAVLNLGEQLDQSKLVEEEAGVYDPHVWFNTEFWGVQAKAVANKLAELDSTNKDFYMANLDAYLKQLDEATNYVQNKINEIPEGSRVLITAHDAFGYFASQFGLEVKAIQGVSTDSEIGTKEINELADFIVANKIKAIFVESSVNHKSIESLQEAVKAKGFEVGIGGELYSDSMGDKEHDTDTYIKTLKFNADTIANALK
- a CDS encoding metal ABC transporter ATP-binding protein, with translation MKAIEIKDLVVAYDLEPVLENVNLDIYEGDLMALVGPNGAGKSTLIKAILQFIKPIVGSIKINGNDYKYEKKKITYVPQRGSVDWDFPTTLFDVVMMGCYGRVGFLKKIPKEEIEKVNNAIKQVEMTEFKDRQISELSGGQQQRAFLARALVQNADIYLMDEPFQGVDAVTERSIVNILKELKDKGKTVVVVHHDLQTVEEYFDSVTFINKTIITTGKVKDVFKKENIERTYSRNV